TCGGGGTCGAGCTGTTCCTCCGGCTCGGGCTGCGGGTCCTCGTCGGGCAGCAGCTGCGCGAGCAGCAGCAGCTCCAGTTGTTCCAGCAGCTCCAGCTGTTCCAGCAGTTCGAGTTGCAGCAGTTCGTCCGGTTCGAGCTGCGGCAGCAGCTCCTGACCGGCGGTGGCGCTGCGCGGGGTCCGCGTGCTCGCGGACCCCGCCCTACGGGCGGCATTGGCCCGGGCAACGGGGGGAATGCGGCCGACACCCGGCGGTGATCCTGTACAGGGCCCCGTCCAGCGCATCTCATCAGCTCATCCGAAGAGATGAAGGCGGCCCATGATGCAGACTCCGCTCGCCCGCTGCGGAGTCGCCGCGGCGGTGCTCGCCCTCTCCCTGTGCACCCCGTCCCCACCCGCCCGCGCGACCCTCCCCCGACCGGACGCCACCGGCCCCGCGGCGAGGGCAGCCGCCGCAGGCGCCGGCTCCACCGCGAGGACGGCCGCCGCGAACGCCGGCGCCGAACTCGTCGCCCACCGCGCCGCCCACGCCCCCGGGGCCCCCGGGCTCCGCTTCCGGCCGTGCGCCTCCGTCGAGGAGCTGCCCTCCACCGTGGAGTGCGCCGACCTGCCGGTTCCGCTCGACTACGCCCGGCCCGACGGGCCGCAGATCTCCCTCACCGTCAGCCGGATCGCCGCCACCGGCCACGGCGGCGCCCGGCGCCAAGGGGCGCTCGTCTACAACCCCGGCGGCCCCGGCGCCTCCGGGATGTTCTTCCCGCTGCTCGGCGACCTCCCCGAGTGGGAGCGCATCGGCGCCGCCTACGACCTCGTCGGCTATGCCCCGCGCGGCGTCGGCCGCTCCGCCCCGCTGTCCTGCGAGGACCCCGCCGTCCATGCGAAGGGCCCCACCCAGGTCCCGGCGGAGCCCTCGGCCGCGTACAAGCAGCAGCGCGTCGCCGCCGCCCGGGCCTACGCCCGCGGCTGCGCGCTGCGGGCCGGCGCGGCCCTGCCGTACTACTCGACCCTCGACAACGTCCGCGACCTGCACGTGCTGCGCGCCGCGCTCGGCGAGGAGAAGCTGACCTTCATGGGCGCCTCGTACGGCACCTACCTGGGCGCCGTCTACGCCTCCCTCCACCCCGGCCGGGTCCGCCGGATGGTCCTCGACTCCGCGGTCGACCCCGACCCGCGCCGCATCTGGTACCTCGACAACCTCGAGCAGGCACCGGGGTTCGAGCGCCGCTGGTACGACTTCCGCGCCTGGGCGGCCCGTCACCACGCCACGTACCGGCTCGGCGCCACCCCGGCGGCCGTGCAGGCGAGCTACGAGCGCGTACGGGAGGCGGTGGCGCGCACCCCGGCGGGCAAGACGGTCGGGACCGGCGAGCTCCAGGCCGCCTTCCTGCAGGCCGCGTACTACGACGACGTGTGGCCGGAGCGGGCGGCCGCGCTCAGTGCCTTCCTGGCCGGTGATCCGGGCCCGCTGGCCGAACAGGCACGCCCGGACCCGGAGTCGGCGGCCGCGCGCGAGAACGCGCGGGCGGTGTACACGGCGGTGATGTGCAACGACGCCGCCTGGCCCGCGAAGTGGGAGACCTGGGACCGCGACAACACGGAACTGGCGCGCCGGGCGCCCTTCGAGACCTGGGCCAACGCCTTCCTGAACCTGCCGTGCGCGTACTGGCCGGTCGGCGAGCGGCAACAGCCGGTGGCCGTGGGCGCGCGGCCGGCGGTGGTCCCCCGCACGCTCATCGTCGCGGCGGAGCGGGACGGGGCCACCCCGTACGCGGGTGCGCTGGAGCTGCAGAGGCGGCTCGGCAGCGGAGCCGCGCTGGTCACGGAGGAGGGGGCCGGCTCCCACGGAGTGGTCGGCGGACGCAATGACTGCGTGGACCGTCACGTGGAGCGGTACTTGCTGACGGGTGACACCTCAGGATGGCGTGTCACGTGTGCGCCGCATCCGGAGCCCGCACCGGTGTCGCTGGACGACCGGGCAGCACGAACCCCCGGGAAGGTACCCAGGGCTCTGCTGCCGCCAGTCGTCTGAACTTCCGGGCGGGATCTCCGGCTGCGTCGTTTCGGGGGTCAGGCCGTCATCCGGACCAGCCTCCCGATCCACCGGAGGCCGCTCCCCAGTCAAGAGAGCAGTACTCCGGTTCCTTCCCCCCAGGGGAGGTATCAGGCGAGCCCGGCCACCAGATCGGCGACGGACTTGCGGCGTCCGGTGTAGAAGGGCACTTCTTCACGGACGTGCATACGGGCCTCGGAGGCACGCAGGTGACGCATGAGGTCGACGATGCGGTACAGCTCGTCGGCCTCGAAGGCCAGCATCCACTCGTAGTCGCCCAGCGAGAAGGACGCGACGGTGTTGGCGCGCACGTCGGGGTAGCCGCGGGCCATCTTGCCGTGGTCCGCGAGCATGCGGCGGCGGTCCTCGTCGGGCAGCAGGTACCAGTCGTACGAGCGCACGAACGGGTAGACGCTGACGTAGTCGCGCGCGACCTCGTCGGCCAGGAAGGCCGGGATGTGCGACTTGTTGAACTCGGCCGGGCGGTGCAGGGCCATGTTCGACCACACCGGCTCCAGCGCGCGGCCGAGCTTGGTGCGGCGGAACAGGTTGTACGCGGTCTGCAGCTCGTCCGAGGTCTCGGCGTGCCACCAGATCATGATGTCCGCGTCGGCGCGCAGGCCGGAGACGTCATAGGTGCCGCGGACGGTGATGTCCTTGGCGGCCAGCTGGTCGAACAGCTCCTGGACCTCGTCGGCGTAGCCGCTGCGGTCTTCGGGCAGGACGTCCTTCAGCTTGAAGACGGACCACAGGGTGTAGCGGATGACCTCGTTGAGGTCCTTCGCCTTCTTCCCCGCGTTGGGAATCTTCTCTGGTGCAGTCATGTGTCCATTGTCCCGTGTGCTGATCAGTGGTCGGTGCCAGGGGTGCCCAACGTGGCCATCACCACGTCGGCGGCCTTGCCGGCGCTCGCGATGCACGCCGGGATGCCCACGCCGTCGTACAGCGCGCCGCACACGGCGAGGCCGGGCAGGGCCGCGACGGCGCCGCGGATCCGGGCCACGCGGGCGAGGTGGCCGACCGGGTACTGGGGCAGGCCGCCGTCCCAGCGGGTGACGGTGGAGGCGAGCGGCCGGGCCGCCAGGCCCACGGCATCGCCGAGGTCGCGCAGCGAGACGTCGACCAGCTCGGAGTCCTCGCGCCCCAGGTCGCCCTCGTCGCCGTACCGGCCGACCGAGGTGCGCAGCAGGAAGAGCCCGGGGTCGGCGCCCGCCCAGGCCCACTTGTTGCTGGAGAAGGTGGAGGCCTTGATCGTCCGGCCGTCGACGGGCGGTACGAGGAATCCGCTGGCGCCGCCCTCGGTGATCGCGGCGGGCAGCTCGGAGCGCCGGAAGGCCATCGTCACCAGGGCCATGGAGGCGTACTCGACGGTCCGCAGCTCGGCGGCCGCGGCCGGAGCGAGCCCGTCCAGCAGCCGGGCGGCGGGCCCGGCCGGGACGGCCAGGACCACGGCGTCGGTGTCGATCACCTCCGCGTCGGTGACGACCCTCCAGCCGCCGGCGCTGCGCTGGACCTCGCGCACGGCGCAGCCGGTGCTGATCCGGGCCCCCGCCGCCCGGCATGCCTCGGCCACGGCCTGCGGGAGGCGTCCGATGCCGCCGTCGATGCCGCAGAAGACGGGCCGCCCGGCCTGCTCGGGCTGCTGCGCGGCCGCCCGGTGCTGGAGTTCGCGTACGCCGTCGCCCAGCGAGGCGTGCGTACGGGCGGCCTCGAAGAGCTGCGGGACGGCGGCGCGCATGGAGATGCGGTAGGCGTTGCCGGCGTAGACCCCGCCGAGGAGGGGCTCCACCAGGCGGTCGACGACCTCGTGGCCGAGGCGGGCGGCGACGTACTCGCCGACGGCCACGTCCTCGCCGATCTCGGTGGGCGGCAGCTCGCGTTCGGCCTCGATCCGGGCCAGGCCCTCGGCGGAGAGCACTCCGGAGGCGGCGAGCGGTGCCAGGTCGCCGGGGACGCCCATGACATGGCCGCGCGGCATGGGCCGCAGCGCGCCGCGGGTCCACAGGTGGGCGGTGGCGGTGGCGGGCGGCTGGAGGGCCTCGCCGAGCCCCACGGCCCGGGCCAGCTCCAGGGCCTCGGGGCGGCGGGCGAGCACGGACTCGGCGCCGAGGTCGACGGGGGCGCCGGCGAGCTCGCCCGCGAGCAGCTTGCCGCCGAGCCGCGGCCCGGCCTCGAGGAGCGTGACGCGCACGCCGTCGGCGAGCAGCCGGTGGGCCGCGGCGAGGCCGGCGATGCCACCGCCGATGACGACGGCGTGGCGGGACGGGGCCGCCGCGCCCGCTGCGCCTGCCGCGCCGTCCGTACGCATGTCCGCTTCGTGCATGGACACATCGTCTCAGACCGTTCACGGGCCGATCACCGAGGCCGGACCGTGACCGCATCGGGATCGGCTCGGGACCGCCGGAGCGAAACCCGCGACGGGACCCTGTACGTCACACCGGCGACGTCAGCCGATCCTCGGGGGGTACCACCGATGCGCACCATCCGCAGCAACCAAGGCGCCGCTGTGAGACACCGCGGCGCGGCCACCCTGGCCGCCCTGTCCCTGGCCGGAGCGCTCGCGCTCACCGGCTGCGGCGCCGACCAGGACACCGCCGGCCGGGCGTCGGCCGACAAGGCCGCGGTCGGCGCCCCGGAGGGCGCGGCCCAGGGCAAGCCGGGTGCGGCCGCGGCGGCTCCCCCGGCGGCCGCCGGGACCTCGGGCTCCGATGCGGCCAAGAACGGGCAGCAGCCGGCCGCCGTACGCCCGCACGTCATCCGTACGGCCACGCTCGCCCTCGAGACGGCGGACGCGCAGAAGGCCCTGGCCGCGGCCCGTACGGCGGCGGAGGCCGCGGGCGGGTACGTGGGCAACGAGTCCACGAAACGCGGCGAGGACGGGCGGATGACCTCGACGCTGACCCTGCGCGTGCCGGGCGACCGCTTCGACGCGGTGCTCGGCGCGATGGAGGGCAGCGGCAAGCTGCGCAGCCGCAAGGTCGAGGCGCAGGACGTGACGGAGAAGGTCGCGGACGTCGACAGCCGGGTCAAGTCGCAGCAGGCGAGCGTGGCCCGGGTGCGGGACATGATGGACAAGGCCACGGCGCTCGGTGACGTGGTGATGCTGGAGAGCGAGCTGAGCAAGCGCCAGTCGGACCTGGAGTCGCTGCTCGCGCAGCAGACGGCGCTGAAGGACCAGACCTCGATGGGCACGATCACGGTGGAGGTCTCGGAGCCGGCCCCGAAGCCGGCGGAGAAGAAGGACGAGGAGCCCTCCTTCACGGCCGCCCTGCACGGCGGTTGGAACGTCTTCACGACGATCGTGCGGTACCTGGCCCTGGCGGTCGCCGCGGTGCTGCCGTTCGCGGTGACGGCCGCGCTGGTGCTGCTGTGCCTCCGCGCGTACCGGCGGCTGCGCCCGGCGAAGCCGAAGACGGGCCTGCCGCCGGCGAAGGTCCCTGCCGTACCGGGGGCGCGGACCGCGGACCCGACGGAAAAGACCGACGTGCCGGACTGAACACGCATTCGGCCGTAGCGTGTTCGGTACGAGACGCGGTGCGGAGGACGGGGCGGACGATGGCGACGGAACGACTGGTGGTGGTCGGCGGTGACGCGGCGGGGATGTCCGCCGCGTCACAGGCCCGGCGGCTGAAGGGCCCGGCGGAGCTGGAGATCACGGCCTTCGAGCGGGGGCACTTCACCTCGTACTCGGCGTGCGGGATCCCGTACTGGATCGGCGGCCGGGTCCCCGGCCGGGACGACCTGATCGCCCGTACGCCCGAGGAACACCGCGCCCGGGACATCGACCTGCGCATGCGCACGGAGGTGGTGGAGCTCGACCTCCCCGGGGGCCGGGTCCGTACCCGCGATCTGGAGTCCGGCTCCGAGGCCTGGACGGGCTACGACAAGCTCGTCCTGGCCACGGGCGCCCGGCCCGTCCGGCCCCGGCTGCCCGGGATCGGCGCGCACGGGGTGCACGGCGTCCAGACCCTGGACGACGGCCAGCGCCTGATGGCTTCTCTGGAACTCCTCGAGGGCCCGGAGCGGACGGAGGGTACGCAGGGCCGCAGGGCGGTCGTCGTCGGCGCGGGCTACATCGGCGTGGAGATGGCGGAGGCGCTGGTCGCGCGGGGGTACGAGGTCACGGTCCTGCACCGCGGGCAGCAGCCGATGGCGACCCTGGACCCGGACATGGGCGCTCTCGTGCACGCGGCGATGAACCGGATGGGGATCCGCACGGTGTCCGGGGCGGAGGTCACGAAGATCCTCACGGACGACCAGGGCGCGGTCCGCGCGGTGGCCACGGCGGCGGGGGACGAGTACCCGGCGGACGTGGTGGTGCTCGGCATCGGCGTGGAGCCCCGTACGGCGCTGGCCCGCGCGGCGGGGCTGCCGCTGGGCGAGTCCGGCGGCATCCTGACGGACCTTTCGATGCGGGTCCGGGGCCACGAGAACATCTGGTCGGGCGGCGACTGCGTGGAGGTCCTGGACCTGGTGGCGGGCCGGATGCGGCACATCCCGCTGGGCACGCACGCCAACAAGCACGGCCAGGTGATCGGTTCGGGCGTGGGCGGCGGCTACGCCACCTTCCCGGGGGTGGTGGGCACGGCGGTGAGCAAGGTCTGCGACCTGGAGATCGCCCGTACGGGGCTGCGCGAGAAGGACGCCCTGGCCGCGGGCCTGCGGTTCGTCACGGCGACGATCAGCTCGACGACGACGGCGGGCTACTACCCGACGGCCGCGGACATGACGGTCAAGATGCTGGCGGAACGGCGCACGGGCCGCCTGCTCGGTGTCCAGATCGTCGGCGGCGCGGGCTCCGCGAAGCGGGTGGACATCGCGGCGGTGGCCTTGACGGCCGGTATGACGGTGGACCAGGTCGTCTCCCTGGACCTGGGCTACGCCCCGCCCTTCTCCCCGGTCTGGGACCCCGTCCTGGTGGCCGCCCGCAAGGCCGTCTCGGCGGTGCGGGCGGCCTCCTGAAGCCCTAGAGAGGGTCGTCGAAGTCCACGCCTGCGGCGCGCAGTTCGGACCGGATCAGCTCCAGCAGGCGGCCGGTCCAGTTGTGGCCGCCGCGGGGGCCGTCCTCGCGCCAGAAGGGGGCTTCGGAGAAGCCGGTGTAGTGGATGCCCGCCTCCCCCGTGGCGAGCAGGATCTCGGCGAGCCG
The Streptomyces sp. NBC_01296 DNA segment above includes these coding regions:
- the hemQ gene encoding hydrogen peroxide-dependent heme synthase, translating into MTAPEKIPNAGKKAKDLNEVIRYTLWSVFKLKDVLPEDRSGYADEVQELFDQLAAKDITVRGTYDVSGLRADADIMIWWHAETSDELQTAYNLFRRTKLGRALEPVWSNMALHRPAEFNKSHIPAFLADEVARDYVSVYPFVRSYDWYLLPDEDRRRMLADHGKMARGYPDVRANTVASFSLGDYEWMLAFEADELYRIVDLMRHLRASEARMHVREEVPFYTGRRKSVADLVAGLA
- a CDS encoding DUF4349 domain-containing protein, with the protein product MRHRGAATLAALSLAGALALTGCGADQDTAGRASADKAAVGAPEGAAQGKPGAAAAAPPAAAGTSGSDAAKNGQQPAAVRPHVIRTATLALETADAQKALAAARTAAEAAGGYVGNESTKRGEDGRMTSTLTLRVPGDRFDAVLGAMEGSGKLRSRKVEAQDVTEKVADVDSRVKSQQASVARVRDMMDKATALGDVVMLESELSKRQSDLESLLAQQTALKDQTSMGTITVEVSEPAPKPAEKKDEEPSFTAALHGGWNVFTTIVRYLALAVAAVLPFAVTAALVLLCLRAYRRLRPAKPKTGLPPAKVPAVPGARTADPTEKTDVPD
- a CDS encoding alpha/beta hydrolase; the encoded protein is MMQTPLARCGVAAAVLALSLCTPSPPARATLPRPDATGPAARAAAAGAGSTARTAAANAGAELVAHRAAHAPGAPGLRFRPCASVEELPSTVECADLPVPLDYARPDGPQISLTVSRIAATGHGGARRQGALVYNPGGPGASGMFFPLLGDLPEWERIGAAYDLVGYAPRGVGRSAPLSCEDPAVHAKGPTQVPAEPSAAYKQQRVAAARAYARGCALRAGAALPYYSTLDNVRDLHVLRAALGEEKLTFMGASYGTYLGAVYASLHPGRVRRMVLDSAVDPDPRRIWYLDNLEQAPGFERRWYDFRAWAARHHATYRLGATPAAVQASYERVREAVARTPAGKTVGTGELQAAFLQAAYYDDVWPERAAALSAFLAGDPGPLAEQARPDPESAAARENARAVYTAVMCNDAAWPAKWETWDRDNTELARRAPFETWANAFLNLPCAYWPVGERQQPVAVGARPAVVPRTLIVAAERDGATPYAGALELQRRLGSGAALVTEEGAGSHGVVGGRNDCVDRHVERYLLTGDTSGWRVTCAPHPEPAPVSLDDRAARTPGKVPRALLPPVV
- a CDS encoding FAD-dependent oxidoreductase encodes the protein MATERLVVVGGDAAGMSAASQARRLKGPAELEITAFERGHFTSYSACGIPYWIGGRVPGRDDLIARTPEEHRARDIDLRMRTEVVELDLPGGRVRTRDLESGSEAWTGYDKLVLATGARPVRPRLPGIGAHGVHGVQTLDDGQRLMASLELLEGPERTEGTQGRRAVVVGAGYIGVEMAEALVARGYEVTVLHRGQQPMATLDPDMGALVHAAMNRMGIRTVSGAEVTKILTDDQGAVRAVATAAGDEYPADVVVLGIGVEPRTALARAAGLPLGESGGILTDLSMRVRGHENIWSGGDCVEVLDLVAGRMRHIPLGTHANKHGQVIGSGVGGGYATFPGVVGTAVSKVCDLEIARTGLREKDALAAGLRFVTATISSTTTAGYYPTAADMTVKMLAERRTGRLLGVQIVGGAGSAKRVDIAAVALTAGMTVDQVVSLDLGYAPPFSPVWDPVLVAARKAVSAVRAAS
- the hemG gene encoding protoporphyrinogen oxidase, whose amino-acid sequence is MRTDGAAGAAGAAAPSRHAVVIGGGIAGLAAAHRLLADGVRVTLLEAGPRLGGKLLAGELAGAPVDLGAESVLARRPEALELARAVGLGEALQPPATATAHLWTRGALRPMPRGHVMGVPGDLAPLAASGVLSAEGLARIEAERELPPTEIGEDVAVGEYVAARLGHEVVDRLVEPLLGGVYAGNAYRISMRAAVPQLFEAARTHASLGDGVRELQHRAAAQQPEQAGRPVFCGIDGGIGRLPQAVAEACRAAGARISTGCAVREVQRSAGGWRVVTDAEVIDTDAVVLAVPAGPAARLLDGLAPAAAAELRTVEYASMALVTMAFRRSELPAAITEGGASGFLVPPVDGRTIKASTFSSNKWAWAGADPGLFLLRTSVGRYGDEGDLGREDSELVDVSLRDLGDAVGLAARPLASTVTRWDGGLPQYPVGHLARVARIRGAVAALPGLAVCGALYDGVGIPACIASAGKAADVVMATLGTPGTDH